The following proteins come from a genomic window of Streptococcus oralis:
- the recX gene encoding recombination regulator RecX: MKITKLEKKKRLYLMELDGQQTSYITEDTIVRFMLSRDRVISKEELTEIQDFAQFSYGKNLALYHLSFKARTEKEVREYLKKYDIDEKITSQVIANLKEDNWINDRQYAYSIINANQLSGDKGPYVLAQKLSQKGIAKSTIEEVLKDFDFSEVAQRIAEKLLKKYAGKLPARALQDKIIQNLTNKGFSYSDAKNAFDDLDSQVDQETTQELIFKELDKQYAKYARKYEGYELKQRLTQVLARKGYDFSDIASALREYL; encoded by the coding sequence ATGAAAATCACAAAACTTGAAAAGAAAAAACGCCTCTACTTGATGGAACTAGATGGACAGCAAACCTCTTATATCACGGAAGATACCATTGTCCGTTTTATGCTATCTCGAGATAGGGTCATTAGTAAAGAGGAACTGACCGAGATTCAGGACTTTGCTCAGTTTTCTTATGGTAAGAATCTCGCTCTCTACCATTTATCCTTCAAGGCCCGTACTGAAAAGGAAGTGCGAGAGTATCTGAAAAAGTATGATATTGATGAAAAAATAACTAGTCAAGTTATCGCTAACCTTAAAGAAGACAACTGGATTAATGATCGTCAGTATGCCTACTCTATCATCAATGCAAATCAACTTTCTGGAGATAAGGGACCTTATGTGCTAGCTCAAAAACTATCTCAAAAAGGGATTGCCAAATCAACTATTGAAGAGGTTTTAAAGGATTTTGATTTTTCAGAGGTTGCTCAACGTATTGCAGAGAAACTGCTTAAAAAATACGCTGGAAAACTTCCCGCTCGTGCCTTGCAGGATAAGATTATTCAAAACTTGACCAACAAAGGCTTCTCCTATTCTGATGCTAAGAATGCCTTTGACGATTTGGACAGTCAAGTCGACCAAGAAACGACTCAAGAACTCATTTTTAAAGAGCTAGACAAACAATATGCTAAGTATGCTCGAAAGTATGAAGGATACGAACTTAAACAGCGTTTAACCCAAGTTTTAGCTCGAAAAGGCTATGATTTTTCGGATATAGCCAGCGCTCTCAGAGAATATCTTTAA
- the rlmD gene encoding 23S rRNA (uracil(1939)-C(5))-methyltransferase RlmD — translation MNLKVKQKIPLKIKRMGINGEGIGFYQKTLVFVPGALKGEDIYCQITSIKRNFVEAKLLKVNKKSKFRVVPACTIYNECGGCQIMHLHYDKQLEFKTNLLYQALKKFAPAGYENYEIRPTIGMQEPKYYRAKLQFQTRKFKNQVKAGLYAQNSHYLVELKDCLVQDKETQVIANRLAELLTYHQIPITDERKTLGVRTIMVRRARKTGQVQIIVVTNRQLNLNQLVKDLVNDFPEVVTVAVNTNTAKSSEIYGEKTEIIWGQESIQEGVLDYEFSLSPRAFYQLNPEQTEILYSEAVKALDISEEDHLIDAYCGVGTIGFAFANKVKSLRGMDIIPEAIEDAKRNAKKMGFDNTHYEAGTAEEIIPRWYQDGYRADALIVDPPRTGLDDKLLDTILSYVPEKMVYVSCNVSTLARDLVKLVKVYDLQYIQSVDMFPHTARTEAVVKLVKKIKNQLH, via the coding sequence ATGAATCTGAAAGTCAAACAAAAAATACCTTTAAAAATCAAGCGTATGGGCATTAATGGTGAGGGAATCGGTTTTTACCAGAAAACCCTCGTTTTTGTGCCTGGCGCCCTCAAGGGAGAAGATATCTATTGTCAGATTACTTCTATTAAACGTAACTTTGTTGAAGCCAAATTACTAAAGGTTAATAAGAAGTCTAAATTTCGAGTCGTACCAGCTTGTACGATTTATAATGAATGTGGTGGTTGCCAAATCATGCACCTCCACTATGATAAGCAGCTAGAGTTCAAAACGAATCTGCTCTACCAAGCTCTGAAAAAATTTGCCCCTGCAGGATATGAAAACTATGAAATTCGTCCAACTATTGGAATGCAGGAACCAAAGTACTACCGTGCTAAGCTTCAATTCCAGACTCGGAAATTTAAAAATCAGGTCAAAGCAGGTTTGTATGCGCAAAACTCTCATTATCTCGTAGAATTGAAAGACTGCTTAGTGCAAGATAAGGAAACCCAAGTGATTGCGAATCGCCTAGCTGAACTTCTTACTTACCACCAAATCCCTATTACCGATGAGAGAAAAACGCTAGGTGTTCGCACTATCATGGTACGCAGAGCAAGAAAAACGGGGCAAGTTCAGATTATTGTTGTCACGAATCGCCAGCTTAATTTGAATCAACTAGTCAAAGACCTAGTTAATGATTTTCCAGAAGTTGTCACGGTTGCTGTCAATACAAATACAGCAAAATCAAGTGAAATCTATGGTGAGAAGACAGAAATTATCTGGGGCCAAGAGAGCATTCAAGAAGGAGTACTCGACTATGAGTTTTCTCTCTCACCCCGTGCCTTCTATCAGCTCAATCCGGAGCAAACAGAAATACTCTATAGTGAAGCAGTTAAGGCCCTGGATATTAGTGAAGAAGACCATCTGATTGATGCCTATTGTGGTGTCGGGACGATCGGATTTGCCTTCGCAAATAAGGTCAAGAGTCTCAGAGGAATGGATATTATTCCAGAAGCCATTGAAGATGCTAAGCGAAATGCTAAAAAAATGGGATTTGACAATACCCATTACGAAGCGGGAACAGCAGAAGAGATTATTCCACGCTGGTATCAAGATGGCTACCGAGCAGATGCCTTGATAGTCGATCCTCCTCGTACAGGCTTAGATGATAAGCTGTTGGATACCATTCTGAGCTATGTTCCAGAAAAAATGGTCTATGTATCCTGCAATGTTTCGACCTTGGCACGAGATTTGGTTAAACTAGTAAAAGTCTATGATCTCCAGTATATCCAGTCGGTCGATATGTTTCCCCACACTGCACGGACAGAAGCAGTTGTTAAGTTAGTGAAGAAAATAAAAAATCAACTTCATTGA
- the birA gene encoding bifunctional biotin--[acetyl-CoA-carboxylase] ligase/biotin operon repressor BirA, with translation MKSHQLVYQILARENDYVSGEKIGEELNLSRTSIWKAIQRLQQEGLEIDSIKNRGYKLIQGDLILPDLIQEKTNLIVHYKPETKSTQTDAKEGIEAGNKGNTLYLSTCQTAGRGRFQRPYYSPSQGGIYMSLHIQPNLHYEKLPSYTLLVAAAVYKAIKNLTMIEVDIKWVNDIYFKNKKIAGILTEAMTSVETGLVTDVIIGLGINFAIEDFPEDLKEKAGSLFMPPAPITRNELISEIWRCFYQTAPEELLYLYKEHSLVLGREVSFIQDQTKKKGVAKDISDKGQLLIQLDDQTEIWLNSGEISLTSWA, from the coding sequence ATGAAATCACACCAACTAGTTTACCAAATATTAGCTAGAGAAAACGATTATGTTAGCGGAGAAAAAATCGGAGAAGAACTGAATTTAAGCCGCACGTCCATATGGAAAGCAATCCAACGTCTTCAACAAGAAGGCCTAGAAATTGACAGTATCAAAAATAGAGGCTACAAGCTTATTCAAGGCGACCTGATATTGCCTGATTTGATTCAAGAGAAAACCAACTTAATCGTTCACTACAAACCTGAGACCAAATCAACCCAAACAGATGCAAAAGAAGGAATTGAAGCTGGAAACAAAGGAAATACACTCTATCTTTCAACCTGTCAAACAGCAGGTCGTGGACGCTTTCAACGTCCCTACTATTCCCCATCTCAGGGAGGCATCTATATGTCCCTGCATATTCAACCAAACCTTCACTACGAAAAGCTCCCATCCTATACTCTCCTTGTAGCTGCTGCAGTCTACAAAGCCATTAAAAACCTAACTATGATAGAAGTAGATATCAAATGGGTAAATGACATCTACTTTAAAAATAAAAAAATAGCAGGTATCCTCACCGAAGCAATGACATCAGTTGAGACAGGCTTGGTTACAGATGTCATTATCGGACTTGGAATAAACTTTGCTATAGAAGACTTCCCAGAAGACCTAAAAGAAAAAGCAGGTAGCCTATTTATGCCACCTGCACCTATCACACGAAACGAACTAATCTCAGAAATTTGGCGTTGTTTCTACCAAACAGCACCTGAAGAACTACTCTACCTTTATAAAGAACACTCTCTTGTTCTAGGAAGAGAGGTCAGTTTTATCCAAGATCAGACTAAAAAAAAAGGAGTCGCCAAGGACATCTCCGACAAAGGACAACTCCTTATTCAGCTTGATGACCAGACAGAAATCTGGCTCAATAGTGGTGAAATCTCACTCACTAGCTGGGCTTAA
- a CDS encoding AraC family transcriptional regulator translates to MLVFSEYQTGTIDLSLSFYGYEECTPNYSFGPAIRDTYVLHYITKGKGQFHYNGKIVDLKTGDFFLLKPDELTFYQADSQDPWAYYWLGISGGRAPDYFALSQISDQSYLIQSNNCHTQTTAKLISDIVRFAQITKSNELAQLHIMGQLHELMFHLGTIAPKQKKENISSTHQLYLDCKQLIDSHYPQSLTIQDLAKELSVHRSYLTSVFKEFHQLSPKEYLLFVRMKRAQQLLEHTNETIKVIAYSVGFSDPLHFSKAYKQYFHKTPSQTRKEYSHSLSARKENQ, encoded by the coding sequence ATGCTCGTTTTTTCAGAATACCAGACTGGAACAATTGATCTCTCTCTTAGCTTCTACGGTTATGAAGAATGCACGCCTAACTACTCTTTTGGCCCAGCTATTCGAGATACCTATGTACTACATTACATTACTAAAGGAAAAGGTCAGTTCCATTATAATGGGAAAATTGTTGATTTAAAGACAGGAGATTTCTTTTTACTAAAACCAGATGAATTAACATTCTATCAAGCAGATAGCCAGGATCCTTGGGCTTACTACTGGTTGGGGATCTCCGGAGGGAGGGCACCTGACTACTTTGCTCTATCTCAAATTTCTGACCAATCCTACCTCATCCAGTCAAATAACTGTCATACACAAACAACTGCAAAACTCATCTCAGATATTGTCCGCTTCGCTCAGATTACAAAATCAAATGAATTGGCTCAACTCCACATCATGGGACAACTCCATGAACTAATGTTTCATCTAGGAACTATTGCTCCCAAACAGAAAAAAGAGAATATTTCATCAACCCACCAACTCTATCTTGACTGCAAACAATTAATTGATAGTCACTATCCACAATCGCTCACCATTCAAGATTTAGCTAAAGAGCTATCGGTTCATAGAAGTTACTTAACTAGTGTGTTTAAAGAGTTTCACCAACTCTCTCCAAAAGAGTATTTACTTTTCGTTCGAATGAAGCGCGCTCAACAGTTACTAGAACACACCAATGAAACGATCAAAGTCATTGCATATTCTGTGGGTTTTTCAGATCCACTACATTTCTCAAAAGCCTACAAGCAGTATTTTCATAAAACACCTAGTCAAACTCGAAAAGAATACTCTCATTCCCTCTCAGCTAGAAAGGAAAATCAATGA
- a CDS encoding alpha-galactosidase, producing MGIRIENNLFYVESKGLSLIIENRDGYLLLKHLGKTIKNYRGSNSVYERDHAFSGNPTATNRTFSLDTQRQIFGQHGLGDFRKPTLQIQHDATEVTDFRFVEAKILKGQNGPQGLPSPHSMDDTETLVLILEDPQAKLSLTLYYTAFDNDATIASYSKLENNSNQEVVIHKDFSFMADFPAAAYEIVTLQGAYAREKTVRRQQVEQGIFSISSNRGASGHAQTPALLLCDQGATEDAGNVFAIQLMYSGNFEAFVQKNQLNEVRVAIGINPENFSWKLDPKENFETPVALVAYSDKGLTGISHESQNFVLKHIMPSKFSKKERPILINNWEATYFDFQREKLLELADEAKKVGIELFVLDDGWFGNRFDDNRALGDWVVNEKKLGGSLESLISAIHERGLQFGLWLEPEMISVDSDLYRKHPDWAIQVPGYEHTYSRNQLVLNLANPQVLGYLKNVLDELLSHHKIDYIKWDMNRNITNLGNGSVYLETQMQSHQYMLGLYELVSYLTKKHSHILFESCSGGGGRNDLGMMRYFPQVWASDNTDAIARLPIQYGSSYLYPTISMGAHVSAVPNHQMRRMTPLETRGHVAMMGNLGYELDLTSLSDDEKAEIANQVNLYKELRPVVQLGKQYRLINPNAESNEAAVQFNYGNQTIVTYVRVLSVVETIETTLKLKDLDEEGRYELQENGVVYSGAELMYAGITMGLPQGDYLSRQLHFIRR from the coding sequence ATGGGAATTCGGATAGAGAATAATCTATTTTACGTTGAGAGTAAAGGTTTAAGTTTGATTATTGAAAATAGGGATGGGTACTTATTATTAAAACATTTAGGAAAGACTATTAAGAACTATAGAGGTTCTAATAGTGTTTATGAACGCGATCATGCTTTTTCAGGTAATCCAACAGCTACTAATCGCACCTTTAGTTTGGATACGCAACGTCAAATTTTTGGACAACATGGTTTGGGTGACTTTAGAAAACCAACTTTACAGATTCAGCATGATGCAACTGAAGTAACAGACTTTCGATTTGTAGAAGCAAAGATTTTAAAAGGTCAGAATGGTCCACAGGGCTTACCTTCTCCTCACAGCATGGATGATACAGAGACGCTTGTCTTGATTTTAGAAGATCCTCAAGCTAAACTTAGTCTGACTTTGTATTATACAGCTTTTGATAATGATGCGACAATTGCTAGTTATAGCAAATTGGAGAATAATAGTAATCAGGAAGTTGTCATTCATAAGGACTTTTCTTTTATGGCTGATTTTCCTGCTGCAGCTTACGAAATAGTGACTTTACAGGGAGCTTATGCTCGTGAAAAGACTGTCCGACGTCAACAGGTAGAGCAAGGAATCTTTTCAATTAGTTCGAACCGTGGAGCTTCTGGGCATGCTCAAACACCAGCTCTTCTACTATGTGATCAAGGAGCTACAGAGGATGCTGGGAATGTGTTTGCTATTCAACTGATGTATAGTGGAAACTTCGAAGCTTTTGTCCAAAAAAATCAACTGAATGAAGTTCGGGTGGCTATTGGGATTAATCCAGAAAATTTTTCTTGGAAGTTGGATCCTAAGGAAAACTTTGAAACACCGGTAGCTTTAGTGGCCTATTCAGATAAGGGATTAACCGGTATCAGTCATGAAAGTCAGAATTTTGTACTTAAGCACATTATGCCAAGTAAATTTTCTAAAAAAGAACGCCCAATTCTTATCAATAACTGGGAAGCTACTTACTTTGACTTTCAGAGAGAAAAACTGTTAGAATTAGCAGATGAAGCTAAGAAAGTTGGAATAGAACTTTTTGTATTAGATGATGGGTGGTTTGGTAATCGCTTTGATGATAATCGTGCTTTAGGTGATTGGGTTGTTAATGAGAAAAAATTGGGTGGAAGTCTAGAAAGTCTGATTTCAGCTATCCATGAAAGAGGTTTGCAGTTTGGGCTTTGGTTAGAACCTGAGATGATTTCCGTTGATAGCGACTTGTATCGTAAACATCCTGACTGGGCTATTCAGGTTCCAGGTTATGAGCATACTTACTCTCGAAATCAATTAGTACTTAATCTTGCCAATCCCCAGGTATTAGGATATTTGAAAAATGTTTTAGATGAACTCCTCTCTCATCATAAAATTGACTACATCAAATGGGATATGAATCGTAATATTACTAATCTGGGGAATGGTTCAGTTTATCTGGAAACCCAGATGCAGTCTCATCAGTATATGTTGGGGCTTTACGAACTCGTTTCTTATCTGACAAAGAAACACAGTCATATTCTCTTTGAGTCCTGCTCTGGTGGTGGTGGACGAAATGATCTTGGTATGATGCGCTATTTCCCACAAGTCTGGGCTAGTGATAATACTGATGCCATAGCACGTTTACCTATACAGTATGGATCATCTTATCTCTATCCAACCATTTCTATGGGAGCTCATGTGTCAGCTGTACCGAATCATCAGATGAGACGAATGACACCATTGGAAACTCGTGGTCATGTAGCAATGATGGGAAATCTTGGGTATGAGCTTGATTTGACAAGTTTATCAGATGATGAGAAAGCTGAGATTGCTAATCAGGTGAACTTGTATAAAGAATTGCGACCAGTAGTCCAGTTGGGAAAACAGTATAGGTTAATCAATCCCAATGCTGAATCCAATGAAGCAGCTGTACAATTTAACTATGGAAATCAAACGATTGTAACCTACGTTCGAGTCCTATCAGTTGTGGAAACAATAGAAACAACTTTAAAGTTAAAAGATTTGGATGAAGAGGGACGGTATGAATTACAGGAAAATGGTGTAGTTTACTCAGGTGCAGAACTCATGTATGCGGGTATTACTATGGGGCTTCCACAGGGAGATTATCTCAGCAGGCAGTTACATTTCATTAGAAGATAA
- a CDS encoding extracellular solute-binding protein, translating into MRWYKKMSLIATTGLCLLGLSACSSQEKSADGKVTIEFFNQKTEMADTLQRIVDDFEKEHPNIDVKLTTVPSAGIVLKTRILSGDVPDIINIYPQNMDFQEWAKAGYFADMTGKPYLENIKNDYAEKYAINNKIYSVPLTANLYGIYYNKTKFKELGLEEPKTFKEFQEIVKKIKDSGNSPFAVAGNEGWTLNGYHQLSLITLTGSGDAANNYLRFSKPNAISADDAILKADAERLDLLADNAQDGWRGASYNDAVVAFSSETALMMPQGSWALAAINQQDPKFEVGMFAFPGEEVGKEVTVGAGDMALSISATTKHPKETEEFISYMTSPKAMQSYYDVDGSPVAVKGIQEKEDSALADISKLAFTDKHYVWLGQRWNSEEDFFNLSAGYLMDKNLKNMANNLNAFFNPMKADLD; encoded by the coding sequence ATGAGATGGTATAAAAAGATGAGCTTAATTGCTACTACAGGACTCTGCCTTTTGGGACTGTCAGCCTGTAGTAGTCAAGAGAAGTCAGCTGATGGCAAGGTAACGATTGAGTTTTTTAACCAGAAGACCGAGATGGCAGATACCTTGCAAAGGATAGTGGATGATTTTGAAAAGGAACACCCTAATATTGATGTGAAGCTGACTACAGTACCTTCAGCTGGAATTGTGCTAAAGACTCGGATTTTATCAGGAGATGTTCCAGATATTATTAATATCTATCCTCAAAATATGGATTTTCAGGAGTGGGCGAAGGCAGGCTATTTTGCAGATATGACGGGAAAACCCTATCTTGAGAACATCAAGAATGACTATGCCGAAAAGTATGCAATCAATAACAAGATTTATAGTGTGCCATTAACAGCCAACCTTTATGGAATCTATTACAATAAAACGAAGTTTAAAGAATTAGGGCTTGAGGAACCGAAGACTTTTAAAGAGTTTCAAGAGATTGTTAAAAAGATAAAAGATAGTGGAAATTCTCCGTTTGCGGTTGCAGGCAATGAAGGCTGGACATTAAATGGTTACCACCAACTTTCTCTCATTACCCTTACGGGTAGTGGAGACGCGGCTAATAACTATCTTCGCTTTTCAAAACCAAATGCTATTTCTGCTGATGATGCTATTTTAAAAGCAGATGCGGAACGTCTCGATTTATTAGCAGATAATGCTCAAGATGGTTGGCGTGGTGCTTCTTATAATGATGCGGTGGTAGCATTTTCGAGTGAAACAGCTTTGATGATGCCACAAGGTTCATGGGCATTAGCGGCAATTAATCAACAGGATCCAAAATTTGAGGTGGGGATGTTTGCCTTTCCAGGAGAAGAAGTAGGAAAAGAAGTCACTGTTGGTGCAGGGGACATGGCATTATCAATTTCAGCTACTACCAAACATCCGAAAGAAACCGAAGAATTTATCAGCTATATGACTAGTCCAAAAGCTATGCAGTCATACTATGATGTAGATGGATCACCAGTTGCGGTGAAAGGCATACAGGAAAAAGAAGATTCAGCTCTTGCAGATATTTCTAAACTGGCCTTTACGGACAAACATTATGTTTGGTTGGGCCAACGCTGGAACTCTGAAGAAGACTTTTTTAATCTAAGCGCAGGTTATCTGATGGATAAAAATCTGAAAAATATGGCAAACAATCTCAATGCTTTCTTTAATCCAATGAAGGCAGATTTGGACTAG
- a CDS encoding carbohydrate ABC transporter permease — protein sequence MAIRKFLNKYWGWTFLLIPLALQAIFFYFPMVQGAFYSLTNWTGLTYNYKFVGLNNYKLLMIDGKFFTAIAFTLVLTLALIIGEITIGMVVARALNSKMKGQTFFRAWFFFPAVLSGLTVSLIFKQFFNYGLPTIGRILGIGFLQESLLGTPVGAVVATIFVLLWQGVAMPIILFLAGLQSIPNDILEAASIDGATSKQTFWKIELPYLLPTISMVFILALKSGLTAFDQIFALTSGGPNNATTSLGLLVYNYAFKSNQYGYANAIALILFLIIGIVSLIQIKLSKKFEI from the coding sequence ATGGCTATTCGAAAATTTTTAAATAAATACTGGGGTTGGACATTTTTGCTCATCCCGCTTGCTTTACAAGCTATCTTCTTTTACTTTCCAATGGTACAAGGCGCTTTCTATAGTTTGACTAACTGGACTGGATTGACCTATAATTATAAATTTGTTGGTTTGAATAACTACAAATTGCTGATGATTGATGGGAAATTCTTCACAGCGATTGCTTTTACTTTGGTTTTAACTCTGGCATTGATTATTGGAGAGATCACGATTGGGATGGTTGTGGCACGAGCCTTAAATTCTAAGATGAAGGGACAGACCTTCTTTAGAGCTTGGTTCTTTTTCCCAGCTGTTTTATCTGGTTTGACAGTTTCTTTGATTTTTAAACAATTCTTCAACTATGGTCTTCCAACGATTGGAAGAATTTTAGGGATTGGTTTTTTACAAGAGAGTCTATTAGGAACACCTGTCGGAGCGGTAGTAGCAACTATTTTTGTTCTTCTATGGCAAGGAGTAGCAATGCCAATTATTCTCTTTCTTGCTGGTCTTCAGAGTATTCCAAATGATATTTTGGAGGCGGCATCAATTGATGGTGCAACAAGTAAACAAACCTTTTGGAAGATTGAATTACCCTATTTGCTGCCAACGATTTCTATGGTTTTTATTCTGGCTCTTAAGTCCGGTTTGACAGCCTTTGACCAGATTTTTGCATTGACAAGTGGTGGTCCAAATAATGCTACAACGTCTCTTGGACTTTTAGTCTACAACTATGCTTTCAAGAGTAATCAATATGGATATGCGAATGCAATTGCCTTGATTTTATTCTTAATTATTGGAATTGTTTCTCTTATCCAAATCAAACTATCAAAGAAATTTGAAATCTAA
- a CDS encoding carbohydrate ABC transporter permease: MKKEEKLNQFWKYVLLIVGGILILVPLLVTVFSSFKTTKDIMNHFFSLPNPFTLSNYERLISDGIGGYFWNSAVITVLSLIVVAFFIPAAAYSIARNMSKKKAFAIMYSLLILGIFVPFQVIMIPITVMMSKLGLANMWGLVILYLTYAIPQTLFLYVGYIKISVPDSLDEAAEIDGADRFTIYRRIIFPMLKPMHATTLIINALWFWNDFMLPLLILNKDSKMWTLPLFQYNYQGQYFNDYGPSFASYIVGIVTITIVYLIFQKHIISGMSNGAVK, encoded by the coding sequence ATGAAAAAAGAAGAAAAATTGAATCAGTTTTGGAAATATGTCCTCTTGATAGTCGGTGGTATTCTTATACTTGTTCCTTTGTTGGTAACAGTATTTAGTTCTTTCAAAACAACTAAGGATATCATGAATCATTTCTTTAGTTTGCCCAATCCTTTTACCTTAAGTAATTATGAACGATTAATTTCTGATGGAATTGGAGGCTATTTCTGGAATTCAGCAGTTATTACGGTGTTATCATTGATTGTAGTGGCTTTCTTTATACCAGCTGCAGCTTATTCCATTGCTCGAAATATGTCCAAGAAAAAAGCCTTTGCAATTATGTATTCGCTCTTGATCTTAGGGATATTTGTTCCATTTCAGGTGATTATGATTCCCATCACAGTTATGATGAGTAAACTCGGTCTAGCAAATATGTGGGGGCTAGTAATACTCTACCTAACTTATGCTATTCCACAGACTCTCTTCTTGTATGTTGGTTATATAAAAATCAGTGTACCTGATAGTTTGGATGAAGCTGCGGAAATTGATGGGGCTGATCGTTTTACAATTTATCGTCGAATCATTTTTCCAATGTTGAAGCCCATGCATGCGACAACTTTGATTATCAATGCTCTCTGGTTCTGGAATGACTTTATGTTGCCACTCTTGATTCTGAATAAGGATTCCAAGATGTGGACTTTGCCTCTCTTCCAGTACAACTACCAAGGTCAGTACTTCAATGACTATGGCCCAAGTTTTGCATCTTATATTGTGGGAATTGTAACGATAACCATTGTCTACCTCATCTTCCAAAAACATATCATTTCAGGAATGAGTAACGGGGCAGTGAAGTAA
- the gtfA gene encoding sucrose phosphorylase, with translation MTIQNKTMLITYSDSLGNNLKDLYENLEEHFGDAIGGVHLLPFFPSTGDRGFAPVDYDEVDPAFGYWEDVKRLGEKYYLMFDFMINHISRQSKYYKDYQEKHEASEFKDLFLNWDKFWPENRPTQADVDLIYKRKDRAPKQEIVFADGSVEHLWNTFGEEQIDLDVTKEVTMKFIRKTIQHLASNGCDLIRLDAFAYAVKKLDTNDFFVEPDIWDLLDKVRDIAAEYGTELLPEIHEHYSIQFKIADHDYYVYDFALPMVTLYTLYSSRTERLAKWLKMSPMKQFTTLDTHDGIGVVDVKDILTDEEIDYASNELYKVGANVKRKYSSAEYNNLDIYQINSTYYSALGDDDVKYFLARLIQAFAPGIPQVYYVGLLAGKNDLKLLEETKEGRNINRHYYSNEEIAEEVQRPVVKSLLNLFSFRNQSEAFDLEGTIDVETPTAHSIVIKRQNKDKSVTAVAEIDLQSQTYQVVENGRNIQF, from the coding sequence ATGACCATTCAAAATAAAACTATGTTGATTACTTACTCAGATAGTCTTGGAAATAACCTTAAAGACTTGTATGAGAATTTGGAAGAACATTTTGGCGATGCTATTGGGGGAGTTCACCTTCTGCCATTTTTCCCGTCAACAGGTGATCGTGGATTTGCGCCTGTTGACTATGACGAAGTGGATCCAGCTTTTGGTTATTGGGAGGATGTTAAGCGTTTAGGTGAGAAATATTATCTTATGTTTGACTTTATGATTAACCATATTTCTCGTCAATCTAAATATTATAAGGACTATCAAGAAAAACATGAAGCTAGTGAATTTAAAGATCTCTTTCTAAACTGGGACAAGTTTTGGCCGGAAAATCGTCCGACACAAGCTGATGTAGATTTAATTTACAAGCGCAAGGATCGTGCACCAAAACAGGAGATCGTTTTTGCAGATGGTTCAGTAGAACATTTGTGGAATACTTTTGGTGAGGAGCAGATTGATCTTGATGTGACTAAAGAAGTAACGATGAAATTTATCCGTAAGACCATTCAGCACTTGGCAAGTAATGGGTGTGATTTGATTCGTCTAGATGCCTTTGCTTATGCAGTGAAGAAATTGGATACCAATGATTTCTTTGTAGAACCAGATATTTGGGATTTATTGGACAAAGTTCGAGATATCGCTGCTGAGTATGGGACAGAGCTCTTACCTGAGATTCATGAACACTATTCGATTCAGTTTAAAATAGCGGACCATGATTACTATGTTTACGATTTTGCCCTTCCAATGGTGACCCTTTATACTCTTTACAGTTCCAGAACAGAGCGCTTGGCAAAGTGGTTAAAGATGAGCCCGATGAAGCAATTTACGACACTAGATACCCATGATGGAATTGGAGTGGTGGATGTCAAAGATATCCTGACTGATGAGGAAATTGACTATGCTTCAAATGAACTCTATAAGGTAGGAGCGAATGTCAAACGTAAGTACTCCAGTGCAGAGTATAACAATCTAGATATCTACCAAATCAATTCAACCTACTATTCTGCGCTTGGAGATGATGATGTCAAGTATTTCCTCGCTCGTCTGATTCAAGCTTTTGCTCCAGGCATTCCTCAGGTTTACTATGTGGGTCTATTAGCAGGAAAAAATGACTTGAAATTGTTAGAAGAAACCAAAGAAGGTCGAAATATTAATCGTCATTACTATAGCAACGAGGAAATAGCAGAAGAAGTTCAACGTCCTGTGGTGAAGTCTCTTCTCAATCTATTTTCTTTCCGTAATCAATCAGAGGCCTTTGACCTAGAAGGAACTATTGACGTTGAAACACCAACAGCTCACAGCATTGTAATCA